The following proteins are co-located in the Bacillota bacterium genome:
- the rlmD gene encoding 23S rRNA (uracil(1939)-C(5))-methyltransferase RlmD, with amino-acid sequence MSVPQVGENLTVEITGVNHQGDGVGRLQGFTLFVPGAVPGDRVRVTVEGVRPSYGIGRLECVEKPSPDRVGPVCPVFGACGGCAWQNLRYDAQLRLKRESAESALKRIGGLELHVHNPVPSPAPFRYRSKGQFPVAQGEGRLLMGCYARGTHQVVDVLDCAIQDEDGNRALMAARAALQDWALPAYDESSRKGLVRHLLSRVGNGTGEIGITVVTSGEAFPGARTFGQELINGVEGLVSIARNINTSAGNEVLGPTTRILAGKERILTRVGGFEFGLSPTSFFQVNVAQAQAVFEKVTSLVESGGVVVDAYCGVGAMSLHLAGAGSRVIGIELSEEAVRDARDNARRNAVESVTFMAGAVETVLPSLGDRPKTIVVDPPRKGCGVATLEALVGASPETLIYVSCNPATLARDMEYLVHQGYEAGDVWLFDMFPQTPHVETVVSMVRIKRNL; translated from the coding sequence ATGAGTGTACCGCAGGTAGGAGAGAATCTCACCGTCGAGATCACCGGCGTAAATCACCAGGGGGACGGGGTCGGAAGGCTACAGGGATTTACGCTCTTCGTGCCTGGAGCCGTGCCCGGTGACCGGGTCAGGGTAACTGTGGAGGGGGTAAGGCCATCCTACGGTATCGGGCGGCTCGAGTGTGTCGAGAAGCCCTCGCCCGACCGCGTGGGGCCGGTGTGCCCGGTGTTCGGGGCCTGCGGTGGGTGTGCATGGCAGAACCTGAGGTACGATGCACAGCTGAGGCTCAAACGGGAGTCAGCTGAGTCTGCCCTGAAGAGGATTGGTGGTCTTGAACTCCATGTTCACAACCCGGTTCCCTCCCCCGCCCCCTTCCGGTACCGGTCCAAGGGACAGTTCCCTGTGGCCCAGGGAGAGGGTAGGCTGCTCATGGGCTGCTACGCTAGGGGTACCCACCAGGTGGTGGATGTGTTGGATTGTGCCATTCAAGACGAAGACGGTAACAGGGCGCTTATGGCAGCCAGGGCGGCGCTTCAAGACTGGGCCCTTCCCGCCTACGATGAATCCAGCCGGAAGGGCTTGGTACGGCACCTCCTGTCGAGGGTGGGCAACGGCACAGGGGAGATCGGGATAACTGTAGTGACCTCGGGCGAGGCCTTCCCTGGCGCGCGAACCTTTGGCCAGGAGTTGATCAATGGTGTAGAGGGCCTGGTAAGCATTGCCCGTAACATCAACACGAGCGCCGGGAACGAGGTCTTGGGGCCCACGACCAGGATCCTTGCGGGCAAGGAGAGGATCCTCACCAGGGTGGGCGGCTTCGAGTTTGGCCTGTCTCCTACCTCCTTCTTTCAGGTGAACGTGGCTCAGGCCCAGGCGGTTTTCGAGAAGGTCACCAGCCTCGTGGAGTCAGGGGGCGTGGTTGTTGATGCCTACTGTGGGGTTGGAGCCATGTCCTTGCACCTGGCAGGCGCCGGCTCTAGGGTCATCGGGATCGAGCTGTCAGAGGAAGCGGTAAGAGACGCTCGGGACAACGCCCGGAGAAACGCTGTGGAATCGGTGACCTTCATGGCGGGGGCCGTGGAAACGGTGCTGCCTTCCCTCGGGGACAGGCCCAAGACCATCGTGGTGGATCCCCCCAGGAAGGGCTGTGGCGTGGCGACGCTGGAGGCGCTAGTGGGGGCCTCACCGGAGACCCTTATATACGTGTCGTGTAACCCTGCCACCCTGGCCAGGGACATGGAGTACCTGGTGCACCAGGGGTACGAGGCTGGGGACGTGTGGCTTTTTGACATGTTTCCACAGACGCCGCACGTTGAGACGGTAGTTAGCATGGTCCGTATAAAACGCAATCTATAG